The segment AAGAATATTTGTATTTTGGATTATTATCCAGATTCAAATGTTTCATCACAGTTAATACAAGAGGGTTTTAAAATCATCCTATTGTCTGATTTGATTCGTCAAGCTAGTGCTGTTACTATACCTAATTTTTCTGATATTATGAATAGAGAAGAGAATCCTATTAGCAGTGTAGATCTTACTAATTTTTATAAAGGTAAAACTGTTTTTGTAACTGGAGGAGAAGGTTTTATAGGATCGGAAATCGTGGACAATTTGCTTCGATTATCTATTGAAAAAGTAATTGTTTATGGACATGGAGAAAATAGTGCAAGCACTCTTTGTAAAAAATATCATCAAGACAAACGCTTTGAATTTATTTTGGGAGATATTAGAGATAAGCACAAATTATTCAGAAGTATTAAAAACTCTCATCCTAATATAGTGTTTCATGCAGCGGCACACAAACATGTTCCTGTATTGGAATTATATCCTGAAGAAGCTATAAAAACTAATGTTATCGGTACAGTTAATACTATAGAAGCGGCAATAGCTGCATCTGTAGGACATTTTGTTTTGGTATCGACAGACAAAGCTGTCAATCCTATTTCTGCCTTAGGGGCATCCAAAAGAATTGCTGAAAAAATTTGTCTAGCTATGGATGAGTTTGTTCCAAATATGCATATTACTACTGTTCGTTTTGGAAATGTTTTTGGCTCTGTGGGAAGTGTAGTTCCTATTTTTTTAGATCAAATTGCACATAATACCCCTCTGACTATAACAGATCCATCGATGTTACGTTATTTTATGTCTGTAAATGAAGCTGCTCGATTGGTATTACTTGCCGTAACAACAGAAGAAGGTAATTTATTTTCTTTTGATATGGGTGATTCTATCAGTATAGGCAAATTAGCACAGCGTTTGGTTGAATATATAGGTTTCAAATTTGATATCAAAGATGTTAGTATTATAGGTAATAGAGGTGGCGAAAAAGACGCAGAAGAATTAACATATGCTTTTGAACAGATTCTTACCTCCAAGCATAAAAAATTATTCGCCCTTCGAAATACAGAGCAATCTTGGACTCAAGAGCAAGTGAAAGAGGTTTGTGAAACCCTTTCTCATGTTATGGTTCATGGATCTTGTGATGAGATTTTAGAATCATTACAAAAATACATTCCTTAAGGTTTACTATGAAGATAATACCATTTTCTCCTCCTTGTATTAATGAAGATGATATCTTAGCCCTTACTGATGTTTTAAGATCTGGGTGGATTACTTCAGGTAGTGTTGGAGAAGAATTTACAGCATTATTAACTAATTATAATAAAGCTCATAGCACTGTTTTAACAAATTCTGCAACCTCAGCATTATTTGTAGCGTTAATAGCTATGGGGATAGGTGAGGGTGACGAGGTAATAACAAGCCCTTATACTTTTGCAGCAACAGCTAATGTGATTTACCATACAGGTGCTAAAGTTATTTTTGCTGATGTGGCTAAGGATTCTTTTTATATAGATCCAGAAGATGTTTATAAAAAAATCACGCATAATACCAAAGCGATTATTCCTGTTGATTTTTCTACAGCACATGATTTGATTTTTGATACTCAAATCCTTGCTCAGCAATTTAGCTCCAATAATAAGTTTCAAGAATCCTTGGGGAGACCCTTGATTTTATCGGATAGTGCTCATGCATTGGGATCTCGTTTTTTAGATAGTCAATCAGATATGGCAGCTTATTCTTTTCATGCAGTGAAAAATTTGACTACGGCAGAAGGTGGGGCTTTGAGTTTTTCTTCTTTTAATGATAATCATTTGGACAATGAGTTTCACGCTCTACTCAAGGCTTATATTCTGCATGGTCAAAATAAAAGTGCTAGAGAAAAA is part of the Spirochaetota bacterium genome and harbors:
- a CDS encoding polysaccharide biosynthesis protein; the protein is MKFAIITNDEHLSSLSHVDPSQLMSTISNTNKNICILDYYPDSNVSSQLIQEGFKIILLSDLIRQASAVTIPNFSDIMNREENPISSVDLTNFYKGKTVFVTGGEGFIGSEIVDNLLRLSIEKVIVYGHGENSASTLCKKYHQDKRFEFILGDIRDKHKLFRSIKNSHPNIVFHAAAHKHVPVLELYPEEAIKTNVIGTVNTIEAAIAASVGHFVLVSTDKAVNPISALGASKRIAEKICLAMDEFVPNMHITTVRFGNVFGSVGSVVPIFLDQIAHNTPLTITDPSMLRYFMSVNEAARLVLLAVTTEEGNLFSFDMGDSISIGKLAQRLVEYIGFKFDIKDVSIIGNRGGEKDAEELTYAFEQILTSKHKKLFALRNTEQSWTQEQVKEVCETLSHVMVHGSCDEILESLQKYIP
- a CDS encoding DegT/DnrJ/EryC1/StrS family aminotransferase gives rise to the protein MKIIPFSPPCINEDDILALTDVLRSGWITSGSVGEEFTALLTNYNKAHSTVLTNSATSALFVALIAMGIGEGDEVITSPYTFAATANVIYHTGAKVIFADVAKDSFYIDPEDVYKKITHNTKAIIPVDFSTAHDLIFDTQILAQQFSSNNKFQESLGRPLILSDSAHALGSRFLDSQSDMAAYSFHAVKNLTTAEGGALSFSSFNDNHLDNEFHALLKAYILHGQNKSAREKFTSGSWEYDIVIPGYKYNMPDVLAALGLSQLKRYKSTILPNRRSLMSHYKQLLQDYNIIIMDESCMFDHIKKSSCHLMTIRIRDYNEVQRNQLMMYFLENGVHTNVHYKPLHMMTVNKYYQYQGSLPHSYAQYSNAISLPLHNGMSLEDVEYVVEILLKGLDL